A window of the Synechococcus sp. M16.1 genome harbors these coding sequences:
- the mrdA gene encoding penicillin-binding protein 2 produces MTRSAQQRQTGLRQQPLVLLVLVLLFCSAMVSRLVWMQLLEGSRFRELADENRIRLVPRSPIRGRLLDRKGRVLATSKLTYSLYLEPRLVSDDNWPDLRKRLARLLGLKPDLLDQRRKKGLDRDGYRTTLALDLKPEQVLRFREQALGLRGAQVDVDILRSYPNGTLAAHALGYTQPITESEFEILAEKGYKIRDRIGRTGVEAAYERHLRGKWGGQMLEVNAMGEVQRNLGDRPSQAGKDLVLTLDLDLQRVAEQALADKPGGAVVALEAATGAVLALASRPSFDPNFFSKLITTQKEYDALFSNPKKPLLSRAMNPYDPGSTWKPVTAMAGMESGQFPPDTKLHTKACITYGGHCFPDHNGKGFGTIGYADALRHSSNTFFYQVGVGVGSLALKQAADQLGFQQKTGIEIGWEESVGLVGDEPWADRGRGWAEPGTVPWIPEDMASASIGQSVVQITPLQLARAYAVFANGGWLVTPHLAAGDIDWLSPEHRTKVAMKPSTLQTIREGLRKVVEAGTGAGLNGPGIPPAAGKTGTAEDSTGGPDHAWFGCYAPYPDGKIVVVAFAQNTPGGGSVHALPMAKKVLAEWERTRQR; encoded by the coding sequence ATGACCCGTTCCGCCCAGCAGCGTCAGACCGGTCTGCGTCAGCAACCCCTGGTGCTGCTGGTGTTGGTGCTGCTGTTCTGCAGCGCCATGGTCAGCCGCCTGGTCTGGATGCAGCTGCTGGAAGGGTCGCGCTTTCGTGAATTGGCGGATGAAAATCGCATCCGTCTGGTGCCCCGCTCGCCCATTCGCGGTCGCTTGCTTGATCGCAAAGGCCGGGTGCTGGCCACCAGCAAACTCACTTACTCCCTGTACCTCGAGCCGCGTCTGGTCAGCGATGACAACTGGCCTGATCTGCGGAAACGCTTGGCACGGCTGTTGGGCCTGAAGCCTGATTTGCTCGACCAGCGCCGGAAAAAGGGCCTGGATCGGGATGGTTACCGCACCACATTGGCCCTCGATCTCAAGCCGGAACAGGTGCTGCGCTTCCGGGAACAGGCCTTGGGGTTGCGGGGTGCCCAGGTGGATGTCGACATCCTGCGCTCCTATCCCAATGGAACCCTGGCGGCCCACGCCCTCGGCTACACCCAGCCGATCACGGAAAGCGAATTTGAAATCCTGGCGGAGAAGGGATACAAGATCCGCGACCGCATTGGTCGCACCGGTGTTGAAGCGGCTTACGAGCGCCATCTGCGCGGGAAGTGGGGCGGCCAGATGCTCGAGGTGAATGCCATGGGCGAGGTCCAGCGCAACCTGGGCGATCGCCCCTCTCAAGCAGGAAAGGATCTGGTGCTCACCCTCGACCTGGATCTGCAGCGGGTGGCGGAGCAGGCGCTGGCCGACAAGCCCGGTGGCGCCGTGGTGGCGTTGGAGGCTGCAACGGGTGCCGTGTTGGCTTTGGCCAGCCGTCCCAGTTTTGATCCGAATTTCTTCTCCAAGCTGATCACCACCCAGAAGGAGTACGACGCCCTCTTCTCCAATCCGAAGAAGCCGTTGCTGTCCCGGGCCATGAATCCCTATGACCCCGGTAGCACCTGGAAGCCGGTGACGGCGATGGCGGGCATGGAGTCGGGCCAATTCCCGCCCGACACCAAGCTCCACACCAAGGCCTGCATCACCTACGGCGGCCACTGCTTCCCGGACCACAATGGCAAGGGTTTCGGCACCATCGGCTATGCCGATGCCCTGCGCCACTCGAGCAACACGTTCTTCTATCAGGTGGGCGTCGGGGTTGGGTCCCTGGCGTTGAAGCAGGCTGCTGATCAGCTTGGGTTTCAGCAGAAAACCGGCATTGAGATCGGGTGGGAAGAGAGTGTCGGGTTGGTGGGAGATGAGCCCTGGGCTGATCGTGGCCGGGGTTGGGCGGAGCCCGGAACGGTGCCCTGGATCCCTGAGGACATGGCCAGTGCCTCCATCGGCCAGTCCGTGGTGCAGATCACTCCCTTGCAGTTGGCCCGTGCCTATGCGGTGTTCGCCAATGGCGGTTGGTTGGTGACGCCGCATCTTGCCGCCGGTGACATCGACTGGCTGAGTCCGGAGCACCGCACCAAGGTGGCGATGAAGCCATCAACGTTGCAGACGATCCGGGAGGGCCTGCGCAAAGTGGTGGAGGCTGGAACTGGTGCCGGTCTCAATGGTCCGGGTATTCCTCCAGCAGCCGGCAAAACCGGGACGGCTGAAGACAGCACCGGGGGCCCTGATCATGCCTGGTTTGGCTGCTATGCCCCGTATCCCGACGGCAAGATCGTCGTGGTGGCCTTTGCCCAGAACACCCCTGGAGGGGGATCGGTTCACGCGCTGCCCATGGCTAAGAAGGTGCTGGCGGAGTGGGAGCGGACTAGGCAGCGCTAG
- a CDS encoding glycosyltransferase family 1 protein, translating into MKVAFFTETFLPKVDGIVTRLTKTVKHLVDAGDEVVVFCPEGCPEEYMGARLIGVPAMPLPLYPELKLALPRPAVSEAIDVFQPDLIHVVNPAVLGLGGIWLAKNKGIPLVASYHTHLPKYLEHYGLGMLEPLLWEMLKAAHNQALLNLCTSTAMVKELSDKGIQHTDLWQRGVDTELFRPELRSAELRQRLLGSHDDRGALLLYVGRLSAEKQIERIRPVLEALPDARLALVGDGPHRQQLEKHFEGTATTFIGYLAGDDLAGAYASGDAFLFPSSTETLGLVLLEAMAAGCPVVGANRGGIPDIITDGVNGCLYEPDGADGGAASLIEATRRLLGNDLERQALRSAARAEAERWGWAGATEQLRTYYRTVLSAPQLTAA; encoded by the coding sequence TTGAAAGTCGCCTTCTTCACCGAAACCTTCCTGCCGAAGGTCGATGGCATCGTCACCCGTCTGACCAAGACGGTGAAGCATCTGGTGGACGCCGGCGATGAGGTTGTTGTCTTCTGCCCGGAAGGCTGTCCGGAGGAGTACATGGGGGCACGCCTGATCGGCGTGCCGGCGATGCCGCTGCCGCTCTATCCCGAGCTCAAACTGGCCTTGCCTCGCCCGGCCGTGTCCGAAGCGATCGATGTGTTTCAACCCGATCTGATCCACGTTGTGAACCCGGCGGTGCTGGGTCTTGGCGGCATCTGGCTCGCGAAGAACAAAGGCATCCCTCTGGTGGCGAGCTATCACACTCACCTGCCCAAGTACCTCGAGCACTACGGCTTGGGAATGCTGGAGCCACTCCTTTGGGAGATGCTCAAGGCCGCCCACAACCAGGCCCTGCTGAATCTGTGCACCTCCACCGCCATGGTGAAGGAGCTCAGCGACAAAGGCATTCAGCACACTGATCTGTGGCAGCGGGGTGTGGACACGGAGTTGTTCCGTCCCGAGCTGCGCAGCGCGGAGTTGCGCCAGCGGCTTCTCGGCAGCCATGACGACCGTGGTGCGCTGCTGCTCTACGTCGGCCGCCTCTCCGCGGAGAAGCAGATCGAACGGATCCGCCCTGTGCTGGAGGCCCTGCCCGATGCACGGCTGGCCCTGGTGGGCGATGGTCCCCACCGCCAACAACTGGAGAAGCACTTCGAGGGAACCGCCACCACCTTCATCGGCTATCTCGCCGGGGACGACCTGGCAGGGGCCTACGCCAGCGGCGATGCCTTCCTCTTCCCCTCCAGCACGGAGACGCTGGGGTTGGTGCTGCTGGAAGCCATGGCAGCCGGCTGTCCAGTGGTCGGCGCCAACCGTGGCGGCATACCGGACATCATCACCGACGGCGTCAACGGCTGCCTCTATGAACCCGACGGCGCCGATGGTGGCGCTGCAAGCCTGATCGAAGCCACCCGCCGCCTGCTGGGCAACGACCTAGAACGCCAGGCCCTGCGCAGCGCTGCCCGCGCCGAAGCCGAGCGCTGGGGCTGGGCAGGCGCCACCGAACAACTGCGGACCTACTACCGCACGGTGCTGTCAGCACCTCAACTCACGGCTGCCTAG
- a CDS encoding NAD-dependent epimerase/dehydratase family protein, with the protein MKVLVLGGDGFCGWPCAVNLADQGHEVLIVDNLSRRKIDIDLEVESLTPIVSIGERLKAWEETGGKPMRFVHMDIAHEYQRLLDLLQDERPDSVVHFAEQRAAPYSMKSSATKRYTVDNNVNGTHNLLAAIVESGQDIHVVHLGTMGVYGYGSHRGATIPEGYLKVEVPQPDGSRFEEEILHPASPGSVYHMTKTLDQLLFLYYNKNDKVRITDLHQGIVWGTNTDATDRDPRLTNRFDYDGDYGTVLNRFLMQAAIGYPLTVHGTGGQTRAFIHIRDSVRCVQLALENPPEQGERVKIFNQMTESHQVGELAKKVAALTGAQVNNLPNPRNEAVENDLIVDNRCFIELGLNPTTLDDGLLKEVVEIATRYADRCDRNRILCTSAWTKTQAQAIGTAS; encoded by the coding sequence GTGAAAGTTCTCGTTCTCGGCGGTGACGGCTTCTGCGGCTGGCCCTGTGCGGTGAACCTGGCGGATCAGGGCCACGAAGTTCTGATCGTGGACAACCTCAGCCGCCGCAAGATCGATATTGACCTTGAAGTTGAGTCGCTGACACCGATCGTGAGCATCGGCGAGCGCCTCAAAGCCTGGGAAGAGACTGGCGGCAAGCCGATGCGGTTTGTCCACATGGACATCGCGCATGAGTACCAGCGGTTGCTGGATCTGCTTCAGGACGAACGCCCCGATTCCGTGGTGCACTTCGCGGAACAGCGGGCTGCCCCCTATTCGATGAAGAGCAGCGCCACCAAGCGCTACACCGTCGATAACAACGTCAACGGAACCCACAACCTGCTGGCTGCCATCGTTGAAAGCGGTCAAGACATCCACGTGGTGCATCTGGGCACCATGGGCGTCTACGGCTATGGCTCCCACCGCGGCGCCACCATCCCCGAGGGATACCTCAAAGTGGAAGTGCCCCAGCCCGACGGCAGCCGCTTCGAAGAGGAAATCCTTCACCCGGCTAGCCCCGGCAGCGTCTATCACATGACGAAGACGCTCGACCAGCTGCTCTTCCTCTACTACAACAAGAACGACAAGGTCCGCATCACCGACCTGCACCAAGGCATCGTTTGGGGAACCAACACCGATGCCACCGACCGTGACCCGCGGCTCACCAATCGCTTCGATTACGACGGCGATTACGGCACGGTGCTGAACCGCTTCCTGATGCAAGCCGCCATCGGCTATCCGCTCACCGTTCATGGAACCGGGGGCCAGACCCGCGCCTTCATCCACATCCGCGATTCCGTGCGCTGCGTTCAGCTGGCGCTGGAGAACCCTCCGGAACAAGGGGAGCGGGTGAAGATCTTCAACCAGATGACCGAAAGCCATCAAGTAGGTGAACTGGCCAAGAAGGTGGCCGCCCTCACCGGCGCTCAAGTCAACAACCTGCCCAACCCCCGCAACGAGGCCGTTGAAAACGACCTAATCGTGGACAACCGCTGCTTCATCGAGCTGGGCCTCAACCCCACCACCCTCGATGACGGCCTGCTGAAGGAAGTGGTGGAGATTGCCACCCGCTACGCCGACCGTTGCGACCGCAATCGCATCCTCTGCACCTCCGCCTGGACCAAAACCCAGGCCCAGGCCATCGGCACCGCGTCCTGA
- the psb34 gene encoding photosystem II assembly protein Psb34 — protein sequence MSVTTEDGGRLNAFAKEPRMEVMDVATSQSRNRSSMMMLVSGGLIVAAMVAVTVAIS from the coding sequence ATGTCGGTCACCACGGAAGACGGCGGTCGTCTCAACGCCTTTGCCAAGGAGCCACGCATGGAGGTGATGGACGTCGCCACCAGCCAGAGCCGCAACCGCAGCTCAATGATGATGTTGGTGAGCGGTGGATTGATCGTTGCCGCGATGGTGGCGGTGACCGTTGCCATCAGCTGA